The Phoenix dactylifera cultivar Barhee BC4 chromosome 12, palm_55x_up_171113_PBpolish2nd_filt_p, whole genome shotgun sequence genome has a window encoding:
- the LOC103696702 gene encoding lactoylglutathione lyase, whose product MASGMEAETVASENILEWAQKDKRRFLHAVYRVGDLDRTIKFYTECFGMQLLRKRDIPEEKYSNAFLGFGPEDSHFVVELTYNYGVDKYDIGTGFGHFAIATEDVYKLVENIREKGGKITREPGPVKGGTTVIAFAQDPDGYLFELIQRGPTPEPLCQVMLRVGDLERSIKFYEKACGMKFLRKKDVPQYKYSIAMMGYADEYETTVLELTYNYGVTEYTKGNAYAQVAISTEDVYRSAEVVDLVTKELGGKITRQPGPIPGINTKITSFLDPDGWKVVLVDHSDFLKELEA is encoded by the exons ATGGCATCTGGAATGGAAGCTGAGACAGTTGCAAGCGAGAATATACTTGAATGGGCACAGAAAGACAAGCGGCGGTTTTTACATGCTGTTTATCGTGTTGGGGATCTGGACCGTACCATAAA attttACACGGAGTGCTTTGGGATGCAACTACTGAGGAAAAGAGACATTCCAGAAGAGAAATATTCAAATGCATTCCTTGGGTTTGGGCCAGAAGACTCTCATTTTGTGGTAGAATTGACATACA ATTATGGAGTAGATAAGTATGACATTGGCACAGGCTTTGGGCATTTTGCTATTGCAACAGAAGAT GTCTACAAGTTGGTTGAAAACATCAGGGAAAAGGGCGGCAAGATCACACGTGAACCTGGTCCTGTTAAAGGAGGAACAACTGTAATTGCTTTTGCACAGGACCCTGATGGTTACCTTTTTGAGCTTATTCAGAGGGGCCCAACACCTGAGCCTCTTTGCCAAGTTATGCTTCGTGTGGGTGATCTGGAACGCTCTATCAAGTTTTATGAAAAG GCATGTGGGATGAAGTTTTTGAGGAAAAAAGATGTTCCTCAGTATAAG TACAGTATTGCCATGATGGGTTATGCTGATGAATATGAGACAACAGTTCTGGAGTTGACATACAACTATGGTGTGACAGAGTACACCAAAGGCAACGCATACGCACAG GTTGCTATTAGCACTGAAGATGTTTATAGAAGTGCTGAGGTTGTTGATCTGGTCACCAAAGAGTTAGGAGGAAAAATCACACGACAACCAGGACCGATTCCAGGAATAAACACCAAAATTACCTCTTTTCTTGATCCAGATGGTTGGAAAGTG GTTTTGGTCGACCACTCAGATTTCCTCAAGGAGCTGGAGGCGTGA